In the Mytilus galloprovincialis chromosome 10, xbMytGall1.hap1.1, whole genome shotgun sequence genome, one interval contains:
- the LOC143049014 gene encoding uncharacterized protein LOC143049014: MTNQPQQTEYRQYSTSHEAIQAILKAVEGNSFAQLVLQELRTKIYDIIGDDDYPYKCRLYIKELDFSYCIGNTEKCDNVLMININDNCKKYRWLNPNKSWYSRWFDLIPYYYKTKLLALENVK; encoded by the exons ATGACG AATCAGCCACAACAAACAGAATACAGACAATACAGCACATCTCATGAAGCTATTCAGGCTATCTTGAAAGCCGTTGAAGGAAATAGTTTCGCTCAGTTGGTTTTACAGGAACTTCGCACCAAGATCTACGACATAATTGGTGATGATGACTATCCCTACAAATGTCGCTTATACATTAAAGAATTGGATTTTTCTTACTGTATCGGAAATACAGAAAAATGTGATAATGTTTTAATGatcaatatcaatgacaattgtAAAAAATATCGTTGGTTGAACCCTAACAAAAGCTGGTATTCAAGGTGGTTTGACCTCATCCCTTACTATTACAAGACCAAACTTCTTGCTCTTGAAAATGTCAAGTAA